A DNA window from Pseudarthrobacter sp. W1I19 contains the following coding sequences:
- a CDS encoding DUF1365 domain-containing protein, giving the protein MSSAIYRTSISHVRHTPLKNSFTYRSYSWFVDVDRLPRLPLLMRPLAVFRSGDHLGDPDATIRSNVERYLRTQGIEPDGGPIHMLTSARVFGYVFNPLTLFWCYRSNGELECVVAEVHNTYGERHCYLLRTDPFGRASVPKAFYVSPFNDVDGQYRMKLPVPGERLALSIVLEREGHQPFIAAMDGSSRPATVRNILAAAFTVPAAPLLVSALIRLQGIKLWAQRLPVVAKPHHPSQEAVQ; this is encoded by the coding sequence ATGAGCTCCGCGATCTACCGCACCTCCATTTCGCACGTGCGGCATACCCCCTTGAAAAACTCGTTCACGTACCGCAGCTACAGCTGGTTCGTGGACGTTGACAGGCTTCCGCGGCTTCCGCTGCTGATGCGGCCTTTGGCCGTGTTCCGGTCCGGCGACCATCTGGGCGATCCGGACGCAACCATCCGCAGCAACGTGGAGCGGTACCTGCGTACTCAGGGGATAGAGCCCGACGGCGGCCCTATCCACATGCTGACCAGCGCCAGGGTCTTCGGCTATGTTTTCAACCCGCTGACGCTCTTCTGGTGCTACCGCTCCAACGGAGAGCTTGAGTGCGTGGTTGCCGAAGTCCACAACACGTACGGTGAGCGGCATTGCTACCTGCTCCGGACGGACCCCTTCGGGCGTGCCTCGGTGCCGAAGGCGTTCTACGTTTCACCGTTCAATGACGTGGACGGGCAGTACCGGATGAAGCTGCCTGTACCGGGGGAGCGGCTGGCTCTGTCCATCGTGCTCGAGCGCGAAGGCCATCAGCCGTTCATTGCGGCCATGGACGGCAGCAGCCGGCCCGCTACGGTGCGGAACATCCTGGCAGCAGCCTTCACGGTTCCGGCCGCGCCGCTGCTGGTATCCGCCCTCATCCGGCTACAGG